The window AGGTATTTTAGAGAGTATTTACTGGAAACCCACTTTAATTTGGTATATTGATGAACTTAGGGTTATGAAATACATTAAAACCCAGTCACAGGGTATAAGACCAATTAATTATACAGGAGGAAATACACTATCAATATATTCTTATCTTACTGATGTGGAATATCAGGTTAAAGCTCATTTTGAGTGGAACTATAACCGTAGGGATTTAGATAAGGACAGAAATGAAAATAAACATTTCATAGTAGCTAACAGAATGATTGAAAAAGGTGGAAGACGTGACATTTTCCTAGGCACACGAGAATGTCAAGGGTATGTGGAGCCATGCACTTTTGGCGAGGTGAAAGGAGATTATGATAATTACGGAGAGATATCTTTTGGGATAATGTTTCACGGTTTTGATTATCCTGATGAGGCATATGATGAATCAGGCAAGGACAAGCTTGTGGCGAGGCTGTGGTATCCGAAAATGAAAGACGGATATATAAAATTCATAAGACCTGATAAGTGTGATATAAAACGTGAGATAAAAACTATGAGAATGAAAGAATTTAATAATAGTAATTTTATCGGTCTTAAAGAATTTGATGAGGGAGGTGAAATACTTGGGTTGGATTAATAAACTTTATGATACTTATGAAAATTGTATAAGTGAAGTAGGAAAACCCCGAACTGATGGAAAAACTCCTTTGCTGCCGGTTGCACATTCTACACAAAATGCACAAATTGAGGTTGTAATAGATATTAAAGGAATTTTTCGCCGTGCCAGAATTTTGGAAAAGGAAGAGCAGGTTACAATAATTCCCGTAACAGAAGATTCTGCAACACGAAGTGGAAAATATCCTCCACCACATCCACTATGCGATAAACTTCAGTACGTAGCCGGAGATTTTTCGGAAAATGTAGAAAAAGAAAAGGGTGAAGATTTTTTTAATAAATATATTGAGCAGCTTGAAGATTGGTGTAGTTCAGTGCATAAAAACAAAAAAGTTTGTGCTGTTTTTGAATACTTAAAAAAGAAGAAACTTATTAAAGACTTAGCTGAACACAAAGTATTGTCCTGCGATGATAGCGGTAATTTAACAAAAGACATAAAGCTTGGAACAGTTTCTCAAATTGATGCATTTATAAGATTCAGGGTTGAGGATACAGAAAATCCTAGTAGTGAAACAGCCGTTTGGCTGGATAATGAGATATACAAAAGCTATATAGAATACTACCTAAACAAGGAGAAAAGTACGGATTTATGCTATGTAAAAGGGGAGGGCATTCCCTATTCTGAAAAGCATCCTTCAAAAGTAAGAAACTCAGGAGATAAGGCAAAGCTGATATCGGCTAATGATGAAAGTGGGTTTACATACAGAGGAAGGTTTGGTGACAAAAAACAGGCGGTAATTGTTAGTTATGAAGTTTCTCAAAAAGCACACAATGCAATTCGATGGCTTATTGACATACAAGGTTACAGGTTTGGAAATCCCAAGGATGGTGAAGAGGTAATTGTTGCATGGGGTACTAATAAACAAAA of the Ruminiclostridium papyrosolvens DSM 2782 genome contains:
- the cas5c gene encoding type I-C CRISPR-associated protein Cas5c; translation: MERANNVEFKVSGRYALFSDPINRMGGEKVSYQIPTYQAIKGILESIYWKPTLIWYIDELRVMKYIKTQSQGIRPINYTGGNTLSIYSYLTDVEYQVKAHFEWNYNRRDLDKDRNENKHFIVANRMIEKGGRRDIFLGTRECQGYVEPCTFGEVKGDYDNYGEISFGIMFHGFDYPDEAYDESGKDKLVARLWYPKMKDGYIKFIRPDKCDIKREIKTMRMKEFNNSNFIGLKEFDEGGEILGLD